From Quercus robur chromosome 8, dhQueRobu3.1, whole genome shotgun sequence:
CCAAGCTAAAGACATCAGATTTCACTGAAAATGTTCCGTCCACTGCATACTCTGGAGACATGTAGCCACTACATGAAactataaaatattagttttaatattcttattgttgttgttgtcattaTTGGTAGGTTACATGAACCGGTACATCTCTAACTTTAACCCATGATATCACCCTTCATACCATGTTTATGAGGGAAGGAAGGTCATTTGGGTCAGAGACTTAGAGCACATTGATGAAATGTTGCTACTGTttgacaaacaaaaatatagttCCATTTTATAATACTTACTGTGTTCCAACAACTCTTTCTGTTTTCATTTCAGATTCATCTCCTCCAAAAGTTCTTGCTAAGCCAAAATctgatatttttgggtttaaattgatatctaataaaatattactcGCTTTCAGATCCCTGTGGATAACTTGAAGTCGAGAATCCTGGTGTAGATAGAGAAGTCCTCGCACAATCCCCAAAACAATGTCAAGACGCTTTGGCCATGTCAGCAGTGCACTCCCATTTTGTTCTGCATGTAACTTTTTCCCTTATTACCATGATCAATGATTATTTTCagttctttacttgttttgaaaatcatttGGAGGACTCTATTCAAAGATATGATAGGTAATATACTCAGGTACACAACCTATAAAAGAAGGAAAGCAATAATAACACATAAAAGCTCATTAGAATTGtaccaaaaatgaaataattcaAGCTTTTGTTGGGCATGTATTCATAGATTAACATCTTTTCATCTCCTTGGATGCAGTAGCCTAAGAGCCTGACAAGATTCCTATGTTGAAGTTTGGCAATGAGAACAACTTCATTCTTGAACTCTTTGAGACCTTGTCTTGAATCCTTTGACAGCCTCTTCACAGCAATATTTTGTCCGTTAGATAGATGTCCCTGCAAATCATCACATAAAGATGCATGTTTCCTTTTGAATTTGCATAATATCTCCATACAATTTGTAACCTGTATAACATATTCAGAATTCTTTTTACCTTATAAACAGGACCAAATCCACCAGCCCCAATCACATTTTCTTGAGAGAATTTGTTTGTTGCAGTGGCAACCGTTGTAAAATCAAATAAAGGTACCTCtatatcttctttctttcttagaaGGCCTACTGAAAGCATATATAACCTTATCAGGAACAGCTTTTGATTTTAGTCTAAGTAAGCTTTATCATGATCACTTCAATTGATCTAGCTTTTGCATCATTTATTATTGCCAAGCATGGAagtttatactttttttatttttaatacaatGGATAACTGTACTTACATCTTCTACTTGTTATCTTCCAAGTTATACACCAGTAAATAAACCCCAAAGTAAGCATTCCACAAATGACTGATACCATCAGGACGACCACCGGACCTTCCTTCACGTTTGATTCGCGGATTGATCCTAGAACAGACAACAATTAAGATATTTGTTCATTTTGCTTGAATCCTAATTCATTAGGGTAACAGTATTAGATCTTTGCTTCCACCAGTCAGGTTTTATTATAAGTTAGTTGAGAATGCTAATACAAGCATAAATAAAACTATGGCTTGAGAACTTATACTGAACTCTATCCTGCTATAGATTATAAGACCCTCTGCACCATGCTGGCCAAGGTCTTTGTAGATGAAGACTGCATATGCTAATATGTTAGAAGTGAGTGTTAGAGAGCAGAAAGTGCACTTACTTAGTTCTGAAGTAGCCAGTCGTATATAGAGATCTTGCCCGGGATTTTCTTGGTTATACCCTCTAATATCAATCAAATTCCCAAACCAGATCAAACAGCCATTGCCTCCCCCATTAATATCTGAATTTGCATATGCTGTACATGAACAGTTCTTCAAGCACTCTGCCTCGCATTCCTTGGTGCTCATAGTCTTGTTTAACCAAAACTCTAGCAAGTCAGGCAACTTCACCCACTCAAGCTTCATGAAACTATCTTTCCTCAGGCATTCCAGTGGGGTTCTCCTTACACATCCGCTTGAAGAATTGAGCAGTTTCCATTCTTCTGGTGATTTGGGGATGAAACCTTCCAAACATTCGCAAGTTGATTCTTTGTAACTTCTGCAAACACTATTAGGGCCACACTGCCCATAATTGTCACACATGTCATTCGGTACTGCATCCATGGTAGTCCATTCAGTGCTTCCCTCCATCAATACAAAGCGTTGGAGGATGCCTGACTCGCTCAGTGTTATCCTTGTAGAAACCAACTTGTTTTTAGGTTCATACATATATCCCACCATGTCATTTTGGGATGCTAATATgggaaagaaaaattgatttatagGCATAGGAAGACCGCTGAATCGAACTCCATTCCAAGGTCCAGTGCGAAATTTTTTCATCGTTCccctttttataaatatttgaggCAACcccttgtaatcaaatttgtatGTAGAGTCTCCTGGAGATGCAATATCTGAGTCTTTGCAAGATGTCAAAAATCGGTTTAGACCATTGCTCATGTCCTTTCCTATGATCATGCCTGGTAACCACGTGTTTATCGGGTAATCATAGCTCTTCCACAGATAGCTTTCAGAGGTTGAAGTTACTTTGTCTATAAGAACAAGGTTACCAGAACTTAAAAGTTGAGCAACTGGAATCTGTGCTGGCCTGGATGGATTTGAATACCAGATAGTGTGGTTGCTTTGGTTGAGAAGAACAAGTGTTCCACTGTCGCTGATGGTGAAAATTGCAGAAGGATCTGTGACTGGGCTGTTCTGGTTCGCTATCCACACAAGTACACCCGGGGTCTTCTTGTACCATATGCCCAAGTACCAGCTCTTGTTGTTGCCTGAAGAGAAGAAGCCTAGCTCAAAAACTTTGTCTGAGGAAACTAAAGTCTGGATACCGCTAATTGATTGCCCTGGACTTATGGTGTCAGCTGCAATGCAAAATTGCAACA
This genomic window contains:
- the LOC126694815 gene encoding G-type lectin S-receptor-like serine/threonine-protein kinase At4g27290 isoform X1 — its product is MRGLLMETLALPSFFYCLIAFSSTLLQFCIAADTISPGQSISGIQTLVSSDKVFELGFFSSGNNKSWYLGIWYKKTPGVLVWIANQNSPVTDPSAIFTISDSGTLVLLNQSNHTIWYSNPSRPAQIPVAQLLSSGNLVLIDKVTSTSESYLWKSYDYPINTWLPGMIIGKDMSNGLNRFLTSCKDSDIASPGDSTYKFDYKGLPQIFIKRGTMKKFRTGPWNGVRFSGLPMPINQFFFPILASQNDMVGYMYEPKNKLVSTRITLSESGILQRFVLMEGSTEWTTMDAVPNDMCDNYGQCGPNSVCRSYKESTCECLEGFIPKSPEEWKLLNSSSGCVRRTPLECLRKDSFMKLEWVKLPDLLEFWLNKTMSTKECEAECLKNCSCTAYANSDINGGGNGCLIWFGNLIDIRGYNQENPGQDLYIRLATSELRSIRESNVKEGPVVVLMVSVICGMLTLGFIYWCITWKITSRRLGLLRKKEDIEVPLFDFTTVATATNKFSQENVIGAGGFGPVYKGHLSNGQNIAVKRLSKDSRQGLKEFKNEVVLIAKLQHRNLVRLLGYCIQGDEKMLIYEYMPNKSLNYFIFEQNGSALLTWPKRLDIVLGIVRGLLYLHQDSRLQVIHRDLKASNILLDINLNPKISDFGLARTFGGDESEMKTERVVGTHGYMSPEYAVDGTFSVKSDVFSLGVLMLEIVSGMKNRNFFHADHHHNLLGHAWLLWKEDRALELLYTCLEDSHLRSQVLRCIHVGLLCVQKFAEDRPIMSCVLSMLTNAEAILPQPKQPGFFIERSSGNAGALSRNEESNTENAVTITLPEAR
- the LOC126694815 gene encoding G-type lectin S-receptor-like serine/threonine-protein kinase At4g27290 isoform X2, with the protein product MRGLLMETLALPSFFYCLIAFSSTLLQFCIAADTISPGQSISGIQTLVSSDKVFELGFFSSGNNKSWYLGIWYKKTPGVLVWIANQNSPVTDPSAIFTISDSGTLVLLNQSNHTIWYSNPSRPAQIPVAQLLSSGNLVLIDKVTSTSESYLWKSYDYPINTWLPGMIIGKDMSNGLNRFLTSCKDSDIASPGDSTYKFDYKGLPQIFIKRGTMKKFRTGPWNGVRFSGLPMPINQFFFPILASQNDMVGYMYEPKNKLVSTRITLSESGILQRFVLMEGSTEWTTMDAVPNDMCDNYGQCGPNSVCRSYKESTCECLEGFIPKSPEEWKLLNSSSGCVRRTPLECLRKDSFMKLEWVKLPDLLEFWLNKTMSTKECEAECLKNCSCTAYANSDINGGGNGCLIWFGNLIDIRGYNQENPGQDLYIRLATSELRSIRESNVKEGPVVVLMVSVICGMLTLGFIYWCITWKITSRRLGLLRKKEDIEVPLFDFTTVATATNKFSQENVIGAGGFGPVYKGHLSNGQNIAVKRLSKDSRQGLKEFKNEVVLIAKLQHRNLVRLLGYCIQGDEKMLIYEYMPNKSLNYFIFEQNGSALLTWPKRLDIVLGIVRGLLYLHQDSRLQVIHRDLKASNILLDINLNPKISDFGLARTFGGDESEMKTERVVGTHFM